The proteins below are encoded in one region of Aspergillus nidulans FGSC A4 chromosome III:
- a CDS encoding 60S ribosomal eL34 domain-containing protein (transcript_id=CADANIAT00005918), with translation MANNRLQYRRRNPYNTRSNRVRIVKTPGGELRYQHLKKQGTAPKCGDCGIKLPGIPALRPREYAQISRPKKNVSRAYGGSRCAGCVKDRIVRAFLIEEQKIVKKVLKESQEKAAKR, from the exons ATGGCCAACAACAGACTGCAATAC CGCCGCCGGAACCC GTACAACACACGGTCCAACCGCGTCCGCATCGTCAAGACCCCCGGCGGCGAGCTGCGATACCAGCACCTCAAGAAGCAGGGTACCGCTCCCAAGTGCGGTGACTGTGGCATCAAGCTCCCCGGT ATCCCCGCCCTCCGCCCCCGCGAATACGCCCAAATTTCGCGCCCCAAGAAGAACGTCAGCCGTGCCTACGGTGGTTCCCGCTGCGCCGGCTGTGTCAAGGACCGCATTGTTCGTGCTTTCCTGatcgaggagcagaagatcgTCAAGAAGGTGCTCAAGGAGTCTCAGGAGAAGGCTGCTAAGCGCTAA
- a CDS encoding uncharacterized protein (transcript_id=CADANIAT00005919) — MTEPGLSPLDASQNEPRTGSAKATISSHHSKLSKTAVVGWKYLVTGSDWWDKIDGVDALAIDRLLQ; from the exons ATGACGGAACCGGGATTATCTCCTCTTGACGCAAGCCAGAACGAACCGCGTACTGGGTCAGCCAAGGCGACAATCTCAAGCCATCACAGTAAACTATCGAAA ACCGCAGTGGTTGGATGGAAGTACCTTGTGACAGGAAGTGATTGGTGGGATAAGATTGATGGAGTCGACGCTTTAGCGATAGATAGATTGTTGCAATGA